The Diadema setosum chromosome 12, eeDiaSeto1, whole genome shotgun sequence genome has a segment encoding these proteins:
- the LOC140236258 gene encoding uncharacterized protein, which produces MLSVKRARLMAFVYVLLSGDIELNPGPRKPKYPCEICKKAAKWGQKAVECEQCQGAFYRPPSSNLEYLEELELSLSRIPKNASVWILGDFNLPHVDWESTVFKPGGQYPAVSRKVIDIMNDNNLQQLVKDPTRAENILDLCFTNRPASAESVKVDHGISDHDMVIIEAVLKPKVNRPPKRKVYIYKKANFEEINRDMEDFNKSLTHDRISSSSTEELYTDFKTALQSSIQRHIPSKMTSSRFSYPWIDRSLKRDYRKKKRLYNKAKRSQSPTDQEAFKKLRRSIDRRTRKAYKNYLRDVIGASLRTENPKPFWKFIKAKRQEVSGIPPLKVRGNIIPGAMEKAEAFNEYFCSVFTDEDDNIPELDGSNIPDIDDIVITEEGVRKLLLNINPNKAAGPDGIQGKVLKACAGSIAPALQKIFQKSISTGDLPKDWRTANGEA; this is translated from the exons ATGTTGAGTGTGAAGAGGGCTAGACTTATGGCCTTTGTGTATGTTTTGCTGTCAGGTGATATTGAACTAAATCCTGGCCCCCGTAAACCAAAGTACCCTTGTGAAATTTGTAAGAAAGCAGCCAAATGGGGACAGAAAGCTGTTGAATGTGAACAGTGCCAGG GTGCATTTTATAGACCACCATCGTCAAACTTAGAGTACTTGGAAGAGTTGGAATTATCGTTATCAAGAATTCCAAAGAATGCATCCGTGTGGATCCTTGGTGACTTCAACCTACCACACGTTGATTGGGAATCAACCGTCTTCAAACCTGGTGGCCAGTACCCGGCAGTGAGTAGGAAAGTGATAGATATTATGAATGACAATAACCTACAACAACTTGTTAAAGATCCTACAAGAGCAGAGAATATACTGGACCTGTGCTTCACAAATCGCCCTGCATCTGCAGAATCTGTGAAGGTGGATCATGGTATTAGTGACCATGATATGGTGATTATAGAAGCTGTGTTAAAGCCCAAAGTTAACAGACCACCCAAGCGGAAAGTTTACATCTACAAGAAGGCGAACTTCGAGGAAATCAACAGGGACATGGAAGATTTCAACAAATCCCTCACTCACGATCGCATCTCCTCTTCAAGTACGGAGGAACTTTATACTGACTTTAAAACAGCCCTTCAGTCATCAATCCAAAGACACATCCCCTCTAAGATGACCTCAAGTCGTTTCTCATACCCATGGATAGACAGATCACTCAAAAGGGActacagaaagaagaagagactCTACAATAAAGCGAAAAGGTCACAGTCTCCCACTGACCAAGAAGCATTCAAAAAACTGAGAAGAAGTATTGACAGGAGAACCAGGAAGGCATATAAGAACTACTTGAGAGATGTTATCGGGGCCAGCCTAAGAACCGAAAACCCTAAACCTTTCTGGAAATTTATTAAGGCTAAGAGACAAGAAGTAAGTGGAATTCCACCCCTCAAAGTCCGTGGTAATATCATCCCAGGGGCAATGGAGAAAGCAGAGGCATTTAATGAATACTTCTGCTCAGTATTCACTGACGAAGATGACAACATACCAGAACTAGACGGTAGTAATATCCCGGATATAGATGATATTGTGATAACTGAAGAAGGAGTtcgtaaactgcttttgaataTCAACCCGAATAAAGCTGCAGGTCCTGATGGAATACAAGGAAAGGTTCTTAAGGCCTGTGCAGGTAGCATTGCCCCAGCTCTGCAAAAGATTTTCCAGAAATCCATCTCTACCGGTGACCTTCCCAAGGATTGGCGCACCGCGAAT GGAGAAGCCTAG